One segment of Niabella beijingensis DNA contains the following:
- a CDS encoding LolA family protein, whose product MHKLFLLLIFTGITVSGFSQYKAVANPAAVKSQFSAAAQKVSSISSDFTQVKSLSMLSEKVSSKGKFYFRKNNLVRMEYTSPYSYIMVINGNKVSIKDGQKTNRTSAGSSKLFQQVNQLMMDCIKGTVFDNPNFSVKLLENGTTYLADMTPVTKEMKSLFKSVKVVLQKSGFVVSQVQLVDTRGDNTTISYSNQQLNKSLPDALFTLR is encoded by the coding sequence ATGCATAAACTGTTTTTATTATTGATTTTTACCGGTATCACGGTTTCCGGCTTTTCGCAGTATAAAGCAGTAGCCAACCCTGCCGCAGTAAAAAGCCAGTTCAGCGCTGCGGCGCAGAAGGTCAGCAGCATTTCCAGCGATTTTACACAGGTAAAAAGCCTGAGTATGCTTTCCGAGAAAGTGAGCTCCAAAGGCAAATTCTACTTTAGAAAGAACAACCTGGTACGGATGGAGTACACCAGTCCGTATTCGTACATCATGGTCATCAACGGGAATAAGGTAAGTATTAAGGACGGGCAGAAGACCAACCGGACATCGGCAGGGTCCAGCAAATTATTCCAGCAGGTAAACCAGCTGATGATGGACTGCATCAAGGGAACGGTTTTTGACAATCCCAATTTTTCTGTAAAGCTGCTGGAAAACGGAACTACCTATCTTGCAGATATGACACCGGTCACCAAAGAGATGAAATCGCTTTTTAAATCGGTGAAAGTGGTGCTGCAAAAATCCGGTTTTGTGGTCAGCCAGGTGCAGCTGGTGGATACCCGGGGAGATAATACAACCATCAGTTATTCCAATCAACAATTAAATAAATCCCTGCCGGATGCGCTTTTTACCCTTCGTTAG
- a CDS encoding polysaccharide deacetylase family protein, translated as MLTFRNTTVAFLLLLAVLVYLQVRLNWPWYGYFIWFSAYTLLLFYGSFYIGSGFYMPVICRGKTDRKQISISFDDGPLEKYTPEVLAILKEKQAPATFFCIGYRVAEHEELLRQMIAGGHIIGNHSYYHDFWFDMHSAKRMQAELQQMQVLVHHITGKQMKWFRPPYGVTNPNVRKAAQAMGYTAVGWNVRSLDTMIRDEEKLLTKVKKGLSPGAVFLFHDTSHATVQILPRFLEYVKEQGYEVVPLDKLINLHPYA; from the coding sequence ATGTTAACGTTCAGAAATACCACGGTTGCTTTCCTCCTGCTGCTTGCCGTACTGGTGTATCTTCAGGTAAGGCTCAACTGGCCCTGGTATGGATATTTTATCTGGTTTTCTGCATACACCCTGCTGCTTTTCTATGGCAGCTTCTACATCGGCTCCGGTTTTTATATGCCGGTGATCTGCCGGGGAAAAACGGACAGGAAGCAGATCTCCATCAGCTTTGACGATGGACCGCTTGAAAAATATACCCCCGAAGTATTAGCGATCTTAAAAGAAAAGCAGGCGCCTGCCACGTTCTTCTGCATCGGCTACAGGGTGGCGGAACATGAAGAACTGCTGCGGCAGATGATTGCCGGCGGACACATCATCGGTAATCATTCTTATTATCACGATTTCTGGTTTGATATGCATTCCGCAAAAAGAATGCAGGCCGAGTTGCAACAGATGCAGGTGCTAGTGCATCATATAACCGGGAAGCAGATGAAATGGTTCCGTCCTCCTTATGGCGTCACCAATCCCAATGTAAGGAAGGCCGCGCAGGCCATGGGATATACCGCTGTGGGATGGAATGTGCGTTCGCTGGATACGATGATCAGGGATGAAGAAAAATTATTGACAAAGGTGAAAAAGGGACTGAGCCCGGGAGCGGTTTTTTTGTTTCACGACACCAGTCATGCTACCGTGCAGATACTTCCCCGTTTTTTAGAATATGTTAAAGAGCAGGGGTATGAAGTGGTACCCCTGGATAAATTAATAAATTTGCACCCCTATGCATAA
- a CDS encoding beta-ketoacyl synthase N-terminal-like domain-containing protein encodes MSENKNTADVITMPQSGTGQVYIRAAWAISPQETFDALLKHPAQYQGDRLACREPDYSAYIDPKLIRRMSRIIKMGAAAATECLRAAGNPLTDAIITGTAYGCLADTDQFLTRMVEFNEELLSPTAFIQSTHNTVGAQIALMLKCHHYNNTYVHRGSSFEAALLDGIGLMAEGEAGTVLAGGVDEIIEKSHTILNRFGHYKKDGDTATLIGSNTKGTMAGEGAAFFVLTKNHQPDALARLDALQTFYKPAADIAVLIGDFLKTNQVSLGPADLVITGDNGDAATDRHYAALKQSVFAGTNCITYKQFCGEYPTASGFALWLAAHALSKGIVPGLEGLAPQRILIYNNYKQHYPSLYLLSAC; translated from the coding sequence ATGTCGGAGAATAAAAATACAGCGGATGTTATAACAATGCCGCAAAGCGGAACGGGCCAGGTATATATCCGGGCCGCCTGGGCAATATCGCCCCAGGAAACGTTTGATGCATTGCTGAAGCACCCCGCACAATACCAGGGTGACCGGCTGGCTTGCCGGGAGCCGGACTATTCCGCGTATATTGATCCCAAACTGATCCGGAGGATGAGCCGCATTATAAAAATGGGTGCGGCAGCTGCGACGGAATGCCTGCGCGCAGCGGGAAATCCCCTAACGGATGCCATTATCACCGGAACGGCTTACGGTTGCCTGGCAGATACGGACCAGTTCCTGACCCGTATGGTCGAGTTCAACGAGGAGCTGCTGTCTCCTACCGCGTTTATACAGTCTACCCACAATACGGTAGGCGCACAGATCGCGTTGATGCTGAAATGCCATCACTACAATAACACTTATGTGCACCGGGGTTCTTCCTTTGAGGCGGCGTTACTGGATGGGATAGGACTGATGGCGGAAGGCGAAGCCGGGACCGTGCTTGCAGGAGGGGTTGATGAGATCATTGAAAAAAGCCATACGATCCTGAACCGGTTCGGGCACTATAAAAAGGACGGAGATACGGCAACACTGATCGGAAGCAACACAAAAGGCACCATGGCGGGCGAGGGTGCGGCTTTTTTTGTACTCACAAAAAACCACCAGCCGGATGCGCTGGCCAGACTGGATGCCCTGCAAACTTTTTATAAACCGGCTGCGGATATCGCTGTGCTCATTGGTGACTTTCTGAAAACCAACCAGGTATCGCTGGGTCCGGCTGACCTGGTAATCACCGGTGACAATGGCGATGCAGCTACAGATCGCCATTATGCGGCGCTGAAACAATCGGTTTTTGCCGGAACAAATTGCATTACATACAAACAATTCTGCGGGGAATATCCGACGGCCTCCGGCTTCGCGCTCTGGCTGGCAGCACATGCCCTGAGCAAAGGTATTGTTCCCGGGTTGGAAGGGCTTGCACCCCAAAGGATCCTGATCTACAATAATTACAAGCAGCATTATCCATCGCTTTACTTATTGTCTGCATGTTAA
- a CDS encoding isoprenyl transferase, with translation MSDLAGKIDKERLPRHVAIIMDGNGRWAQEQGQDRLFGHYHGVESVRDIVEGAAELGIGYLTLYAFSTENWDRPEYEVVGLMELLVSTIRKEAEVLHKNNIRLHVIGDMSMLPDYARQELNEALEMTAGNTGLNLIMALSYSGRWELLNAVKTIACEVKSGKLSLEAIDQDVLQKYLCTSGFPDPELMIRTSGEHRISNFLLYQLAYAELYFTDVRWPDFRKKNLYEALIDYQGRERRFGKTSAQITE, from the coding sequence ATGTCAGATTTAGCAGGGAAAATAGATAAAGAGCGCCTCCCGCGTCATGTTGCCATCATTATGGATGGGAACGGCCGATGGGCCCAGGAGCAGGGCCAGGATCGTCTTTTCGGGCATTACCATGGAGTGGAAAGTGTACGGGATATTGTGGAAGGTGCTGCTGAACTGGGCATCGGGTACCTTACCTTATATGCTTTCAGCACGGAAAACTGGGACCGGCCGGAGTATGAGGTCGTGGGTTTGATGGAGCTGCTGGTATCCACCATCCGTAAAGAAGCCGAGGTATTGCATAAAAACAATATACGACTGCATGTGATCGGGGACATGAGCATGCTGCCCGATTATGCCCGGCAGGAGCTGAATGAAGCGCTGGAAATGACGGCCGGCAATACGGGGCTGAATCTTATCATGGCACTGAGCTACAGCGGGCGCTGGGAGCTGCTGAATGCGGTAAAAACTATCGCCTGCGAAGTAAAGAGCGGAAAGCTCAGCCTGGAGGCGATCGATCAGGATGTATTACAGAAATACCTTTGTACCAGTGGTTTCCCGGACCCGGAGCTGATGATCCGCACCAGCGGGGAGCACCGGATCAGCAACTTTTTGCTGTACCAGCTGGCTTATGCAGAGCTCTATTTTACAGACGTTCGGTGGCCCGATTTCCGTAAAAAGAACCTCTACGAAGCCCTGATCGACTACCAGGGCCGGGAACGCCGGTTTGGTAAAACATCGGCCCAGATAACAGAATAG
- a CDS encoding aspartate-semialdehyde dehydrogenase, protein MRVAVVGATGLVGTKMLQVLAERNFPVAELIPVASAKSVGKEVEFKGTKYKVVGMEEAIAAKPNVALFSAGGGTSTEWAPKFAAAGITVVDNSSAWRMDPKVPLVVPEINADVLTSNDKIIANPNCSTIQMVVALAPLHKAYNALRIVVSTYQSVTGTGVKAVGQLKGERLKEVAGNNESYEMAYKYPIDLNVIPQIDVFLDNGYTKEEMKMVNETKKIMRDESIRVTATTVRIPVMGGHSEAVNIEFERDFDLAEVRRLLEAAPGVIVTDDLANQHYPMPMDAHEKDDVFVGRIRRDESQPNTLNLWVVSDNLRKGAATNAVQIAEYLAANNLI, encoded by the coding sequence ATGAGAGTAGCCGTCGTAGGCGCCACAGGTTTGGTAGGCACCAAAATGTTACAGGTCTTGGCCGAAAGAAATTTTCCCGTAGCTGAACTGATACCCGTTGCTTCAGCAAAAAGCGTGGGCAAGGAAGTGGAGTTTAAAGGCACCAAATATAAGGTAGTGGGGATGGAAGAGGCAATTGCTGCAAAACCAAATGTGGCCCTGTTTTCCGCCGGTGGCGGCACTTCTACTGAGTGGGCGCCCAAATTTGCGGCTGCAGGCATTACGGTGGTGGATAATTCCTCTGCCTGGCGCATGGATCCCAAAGTGCCGCTGGTGGTGCCGGAGATCAATGCCGATGTACTGACCAGCAATGATAAGATCATCGCTAACCCCAATTGCTCTACCATCCAGATGGTGGTGGCCCTGGCTCCCCTGCATAAAGCATACAATGCACTGCGTATTGTTGTATCCACCTATCAGAGTGTCACCGGAACAGGCGTAAAAGCAGTGGGTCAGCTGAAAGGTGAGCGGCTGAAAGAAGTTGCCGGAAACAATGAAAGCTATGAAATGGCTTATAAATATCCCATTGACCTGAACGTGATCCCCCAGATCGATGTGTTCCTGGATAACGGGTACACCAAGGAAGAAATGAAAATGGTGAACGAGACCAAAAAGATCATGCGGGATGAATCCATACGGGTAACTGCCACTACGGTACGGATACCGGTAATGGGCGGCCACAGCGAAGCCGTTAATATCGAATTTGAGAGAGATTTTGATCTTGCCGAAGTACGCCGCTTGCTGGAAGCAGCGCCCGGCGTGATCGTAACGGATGATCTGGCCAACCAGCATTACCCCATGCCGATGGACGCGCATGAAAAAGATGATGTATTCGTGGGAAGGATCCGCAGGGACGAATCGCAGCCCAATACCCTGAACCTGTGGGTGGTAAGCGATAACCTCCGCAAAGGAGCCGCCACCAATGCCGTTCAGATAGCCGAATACCTGGCCGCAAATAACCTGATATAG
- a CDS encoding PfkB family carbohydrate kinase, producing the protein MSVITVGTMAFDAIETPFGKANKIVGGSATYAAYAASYFVKPVQQISIIGYDFPDEELEALTARGVQLEGVEKVANKKSFFWKGLYHEDMNTRDTLVTDLNVLEDFDPKVPDSYQGAEFLMLGNLMPSLQMSVINQLRQKPKLIVLDTMNFWMESAMPDLEQVLQKVDLLMVNDSEARELTHQYSLIKAAKKIREMGPKYLIIKKGENGALLFYEDKVFFAPAFPLEDVFDPTGAGDTFAGGFVGYLAKTGDISFTNMKKAIIAGSAMASFCVEKFGNTRLKELTTEELSNRIQLFKELTSFETELGLGSDL; encoded by the coding sequence ATGTCCGTAATAACAGTAGGTACAATGGCCTTTGATGCTATTGAAACTCCTTTTGGCAAGGCCAATAAAATCGTGGGTGGTTCGGCCACCTATGCCGCATATGCAGCAAGCTATTTTGTAAAGCCCGTTCAGCAGATCTCCATCATCGGTTATGATTTTCCGGATGAAGAGCTGGAGGCGCTTACAGCAAGAGGGGTACAGCTGGAAGGAGTGGAAAAAGTGGCCAACAAAAAATCCTTTTTCTGGAAAGGATTGTACCACGAGGACATGAACACCCGTGATACGCTGGTTACCGACCTGAATGTACTGGAAGATTTTGATCCGAAGGTTCCGGACAGCTACCAGGGGGCAGAATTTTTGATGCTCGGTAACCTGATGCCCAGTTTACAGATGAGCGTTATCAACCAACTGCGTCAAAAACCAAAGCTGATCGTCCTGGACACCATGAACTTCTGGATGGAGTCTGCCATGCCTGACCTGGAACAGGTATTGCAGAAGGTGGACCTGCTGATGGTGAACGATTCTGAAGCCCGGGAGCTGACGCATCAGTACTCGTTGATAAAGGCAGCTAAAAAGATCCGCGAAATGGGCCCCAAATACCTGATTATCAAAAAGGGAGAGAACGGCGCGCTGTTGTTTTATGAGGATAAGGTATTTTTTGCCCCGGCCTTCCCGCTGGAAGACGTATTTGATCCCACCGGTGCAGGCGATACATTTGCCGGCGGTTTTGTAGGATACCTGGCAAAAACAGGAGATATCAGCTTTACCAATATGAAAAAAGCCATCATTGCCGGCTCTGCAATGGCCAGCTTCTGCGTGGAAAAATTCGGCAATACCCGCCTGAAGGAACTTACAACAGAGGAGTTAAGCAATAGGATTCAATTATTTAAAGAGCTCACCAGTTTTGAAACAGAGCTGGGACTGGGCTCAGACCTGTAA
- a CDS encoding OmpH family outer membrane protein — protein sequence MKQLLVLTIGLLFSASAAMAQKYVIVDTRYIFDKLPEYKQVQASINNTASGWQKEIDQKQADLDKAYDEYDSQQSMLSADARRKKEDDLFKKEKELRDLQKQRFGFEGDLFKKRQELMGPLQEKVNRAVQKLVIEKGYDLVLDKSEGKSIIFADPKLDKSDEVLKLLSVK from the coding sequence ATGAAACAACTACTTGTATTGACTATCGGGCTGCTGTTTTCAGCATCTGCTGCAATGGCCCAAAAATATGTGATCGTAGATACGCGTTATATATTTGATAAGCTGCCGGAATATAAGCAGGTACAGGCTTCTATTAATAATACCGCTTCCGGCTGGCAGAAAGAAATTGATCAGAAACAGGCAGATCTGGATAAGGCTTACGATGAGTATGACTCCCAGCAAAGCATGCTGAGTGCTGATGCCCGGAGAAAAAAAGAAGATGATCTTTTTAAAAAAGAAAAAGAATTACGGGACCTGCAAAAGCAACGTTTTGGTTTTGAGGGGGATCTGTTTAAGAAAAGACAGGAGCTGATGGGCCCGCTGCAGGAGAAGGTGAACCGTGCTGTTCAAAAGCTGGTGATCGAAAAAGGTTATGATTTGGTTTTGGACAAAAGTGAGGGGAAATCCATTATATTTGCCGACCCGAAATTGGACAAGAGTGATGAGGTATTGAAATTACTATCTGTAAAATAA
- a CDS encoding beta-ketoacyl-[acyl-carrier-protein] synthase family protein, giving the protein MKNSVYIAGTGVISAIGNNVTENLAALTSGQAGIQTMQRLQSVHKETLPVAEVKRSNEELAALAGLPVAVSRTALLSAVAAREAVASAGIDLSEWRTGFISANSVGGMDKTEDFFPEFLQDEAAGDLQMVVNHECGAVTEIVADALGIKDFVTTISTACSSSANSIFLAARLIRQGTLDVVVAGGTDALTRFTLNGFNTLMILDQEYCQPFDENRRGLNLGEGAGYLVLVSARVAAGLEKKPDCIINGWANANDAHHQTASSPEGKGNLLAMEGALKKAGLQPSDIDYINLHGTGTNNNDSSEGAAIAALFKDPYPPMSSTKSFTGHTLGASGAIEAVYSVLAIKEGIVFPNLRLQTPIKDLPFKATSQQERKVIRHVLSNSFGFGGNCSSLVFSKNS; this is encoded by the coding sequence TTGAAAAATTCAGTTTACATAGCGGGAACAGGGGTTATTTCTGCGATCGGGAATAACGTGACAGAAAACCTGGCGGCATTAACATCCGGGCAGGCCGGGATACAAACCATGCAGCGGTTACAGTCTGTTCATAAGGAAACGCTTCCTGTAGCAGAAGTAAAACGATCCAACGAAGAACTGGCAGCCCTTGCCGGACTTCCTGTTGCCGTAAGCCGCACCGCCCTGCTCAGCGCGGTGGCTGCCCGCGAAGCTGTTGCCAGTGCAGGGATCGATCTTTCGGAATGGCGTACAGGATTTATTTCAGCCAATTCGGTAGGCGGGATGGATAAAACCGAAGATTTTTTCCCGGAATTTCTTCAGGATGAGGCTGCGGGCGATCTGCAAATGGTGGTGAATCATGAATGTGGTGCGGTTACCGAGATCGTGGCGGATGCGTTGGGCATCAAAGATTTTGTGACTACCATCAGCACGGCCTGCTCTTCTTCTGCCAACAGTATTTTTCTGGCGGCGCGTCTGATCCGTCAGGGAACACTGGATGTAGTGGTGGCGGGTGGTACGGACGCATTGACCCGGTTTACTTTAAACGGGTTCAATACCCTGATGATCCTGGACCAGGAATACTGCCAGCCCTTTGATGAAAACCGGCGCGGACTGAACCTGGGAGAGGGCGCGGGCTACCTGGTGCTGGTATCGGCGCGGGTTGCCGCCGGTCTTGAGAAAAAACCGGATTGCATTATCAATGGCTGGGCAAATGCCAATGACGCGCATCACCAGACAGCCTCCTCCCCGGAGGGGAAGGGGAACCTGCTGGCAATGGAAGGGGCGCTTAAAAAAGCCGGATTGCAACCTTCGGATATCGACTATATTAACCTGCATGGTACCGGAACCAATAACAATGACAGCTCGGAAGGTGCCGCCATTGCGGCGTTGTTCAAAGATCCCTATCCCCCGATGAGCTCTACCAAGTCTTTTACCGGACATACCCTGGGCGCCAGCGGTGCCATCGAAGCCGTTTATTCCGTTCTGGCAATAAAAGAAGGGATCGTGTTTCCCAACCTGCGGCTGCAGACACCGATAAAAGACCTGCCTTTTAAAGCCACTTCCCAACAGGAGCGCAAAGTCATCCGCCATGTATTATCCAATTCATTTGGTTTTGGCGGAAACTGCAGTTCGCTCGTGTTCAGTAAAAATTCCTGA
- a CDS encoding BamA/OMP85 family outer membrane protein: MRFFIYKVCILSFFSFAVNHAFAQVDTTPVTSVDPRLQEFLHSNTPREYVVSDIVIKGATNLDSSIVLSVSGIQKGQKFMYPGSDIFSRAIQNLWKQQLFADVEVYITHVDNDKVSIEIAVTERPRLGNFKYEGIKKTEIEELTKKIGLVKQRILSENIRQNIHQVIKTYFEDKGYYDVITNLDESKDPVYPNSIFLTIKVNKGKKVKIDEVNFFGNESVEAAKLKKQMKGTKERTRMSLYPSTYISPYGPHQIYSFNEYMKDWGFLTGTKTLKVLDPYFRFKFFSSSKFNTKKYGEDKEKVLKYFNAKGYRDAQIVADTQVIQNNRMYVDIKVNEGHKYYFGNVTWKGNSKFSDTVLNNILGINRGDVYDASVLNKKLGLEPSQDVYDITTLYNDEGYLFFNVTPVETKIYNDTIDHEIRIMEGPIARIKNVVIMGNERTKDHVIRRELRTIPGELFSRTDLMRSIRELNTLNYFEQESINPQPVPNQADGTVDINWKLKEKSSDQLELSAGWGGGIGLTGTLGVTFNNFSIRNIWKKEAWDPLPVGDGQKLSLRVQSNGRVYRSYNFSFTEPWLGGKKRTSLTLGYNNTKYNASFYDPYRSGGYRFSKDTSLTVNGISVGLGKQLKWPDDYFTIGYTVAYTRYKVKKMGYQYGLPFDDGISNNLSFKLSLSRSSVSDPIFPRSGSELMASVQATPPYSAFRSSSTGTSNENQYKNVEYHKWRFGAQWYVPLGRPKGEDKNRQFVLKLAAKYGFMGRYNKDLNYSPFERFQLGDAGMSNTYSLTGFDIIAHRGYPIYTNSDPTVNPDNGSGGDTRNMFIIFNKYQAELRYPLVTNPGSTIYGLAFFEAANGWHDYKEYNPFKLRRSVGLGMRFYLPMFGLLGFDYGIGIDRLVPGQGLKNAGKFTFMLGFEPE; encoded by the coding sequence ATGCGTTTTTTTATATACAAAGTTTGTATTTTATCCTTCTTTTCTTTTGCGGTAAATCATGCCTTTGCTCAGGTAGACACAACGCCGGTCACTTCTGTTGATCCCCGTCTGCAGGAATTCCTCCACTCAAACACCCCGCGGGAATATGTGGTATCCGATATCGTGATCAAAGGAGCTACCAACCTGGACTCGTCCATTGTGTTGTCTGTTTCGGGGATCCAGAAAGGGCAGAAATTCATGTACCCGGGTTCGGACATCTTTTCCCGGGCGATCCAAAACCTTTGGAAACAACAGCTTTTTGCTGATGTTGAAGTATACATCACCCATGTGGACAATGATAAAGTAAGCATCGAGATCGCTGTTACAGAGCGCCCCCGGCTGGGAAACTTTAAGTATGAAGGGATCAAAAAGACAGAGATCGAAGAACTTACAAAGAAAATCGGACTGGTAAAACAACGCATTCTCTCAGAAAACATACGGCAGAACATCCACCAGGTAATAAAAACCTATTTTGAAGACAAGGGGTATTACGATGTGATCACCAACCTGGATGAATCCAAGGACCCGGTTTATCCCAACTCCATCTTTCTTACTATTAAAGTGAACAAAGGCAAAAAGGTAAAAATTGATGAGGTGAACTTTTTCGGGAATGAGAGTGTGGAGGCCGCCAAGCTGAAAAAACAAATGAAGGGCACAAAAGAGCGGACCCGGATGTCGCTGTATCCTTCCACCTATATAAGTCCTTATGGGCCCCATCAGATCTACAGCTTTAACGAATACATGAAGGACTGGGGCTTTCTTACCGGCACCAAAACACTGAAAGTGCTGGACCCTTATTTCCGGTTTAAATTCTTCAGCTCTTCCAAATTCAACACCAAAAAATACGGGGAAGACAAGGAAAAGGTATTGAAGTACTTTAATGCCAAAGGATACCGGGATGCACAGATCGTTGCTGATACACAGGTAATACAGAACAACCGAATGTATGTCGACATCAAGGTAAATGAAGGGCACAAGTACTATTTCGGGAATGTGACCTGGAAAGGGAACTCCAAATTTTCGGATACTGTGCTGAACAATATCCTCGGTATCAACAGGGGCGATGTATATGATGCCAGTGTGCTGAATAAAAAGCTGGGATTGGAACCCAGTCAGGATGTATACGATATCACCACACTCTATAATGATGAAGGGTACCTGTTCTTTAATGTAACACCCGTGGAAACAAAGATCTACAATGATACTATCGATCATGAGATCCGGATCATGGAAGGCCCCATCGCCCGTATCAAGAATGTGGTGATCATGGGTAACGAGCGCACAAAGGATCATGTGATCCGGAGGGAACTGCGGACCATACCGGGTGAGCTCTTCAGCCGTACCGACCTGATGCGTTCCATACGGGAGCTGAATACGCTGAACTACTTCGAGCAGGAGTCCATTAACCCGCAGCCTGTACCTAACCAGGCAGACGGTACGGTGGACATCAACTGGAAGCTGAAGGAAAAATCATCCGATCAGCTGGAGCTTTCTGCCGGATGGGGTGGAGGTATCGGTCTTACCGGTACCCTGGGGGTTACTTTCAATAACTTCTCCATCCGGAATATCTGGAAAAAAGAAGCCTGGGATCCGTTGCCGGTAGGGGATGGACAAAAGCTCAGTCTCCGCGTGCAGTCGAACGGACGGGTATACCGTTCCTACAACTTCTCCTTTACAGAGCCCTGGCTGGGTGGAAAGAAAAGAACTTCCCTGACCCTGGGGTATAATAACACAAAATATAATGCCTCCTTCTATGATCCTTACCGGAGCGGCGGATACCGGTTTTCGAAAGATACTTCACTTACGGTAAACGGGATCAGTGTGGGACTGGGCAAGCAGTTAAAATGGCCGGATGACTACTTCACCATCGGTTATACCGTTGCCTATACACGGTATAAGGTAAAAAAGATGGGCTATCAGTACGGACTTCCGTTTGATGATGGTATTTCCAACAACCTTAGCTTTAAGCTTAGCCTGAGCCGTTCTTCAGTATCAGACCCGATCTTCCCGAGAAGCGGTAGCGAACTGATGGCAAGTGTTCAGGCCACCCCGCCTTATTCTGCCTTCAGATCTTCTTCAACCGGCACTTCTAATGAGAATCAGTATAAAAATGTGGAATATCATAAATGGCGTTTCGGTGCACAATGGTATGTGCCGCTGGGACGTCCGAAGGGTGAAGATAAGAACCGCCAGTTTGTACTGAAGCTGGCTGCCAAATACGGCTTTATGGGCCGTTACAACAAAGACCTGAACTACTCGCCGTTTGAGCGGTTCCAGCTGGGGGATGCCGGGATGAGCAATACGTATTCCCTGACCGGTTTCGACATCATTGCACACCGCGGGTACCCGATCTATACCAACTCCGATCCCACAGTAAATCCTGATAACGGAAGTGGCGGGGATACCCGGAACATGTTCATCATTTTTAACAAATACCAGGCAGAGCTGCGCTATCCGCTGGTAACCAACCCCGGAAGCACGATCTACGGACTGGCTTTCTTTGAGGCCGCTAACGGTTGGCACGATTATAAGGAGTATAATCCATTCAAGTTACGCCGCAGTGTGGGTCTGGGTATGCGTTTTTACCTGCCGATGTTCGGTCTGCTTGGATTTGACTACGGGATCGGTATCGACCGCCTGGTACCCGGGCAGGGTCTGAAGAATGCGGGTAAGTTCACCTTTATGCTCGGATTTGAACCTGAGTAA
- a CDS encoding 3-hydroxyacyl-ACP dehydratase, producing the protein MLKNDLYTIASFGNAAGRVQASILLNTAHRIFEGHFPGQPVLPGVCMMQLVKELTEEATGKKLFLNNAAQCKFLSMVDPRRTPELTVMVDYQQPGSDLVTVNAVLKSEDTVFFKMNADLSVEG; encoded by the coding sequence ATGCTGAAGAATGATCTTTACACCATCGCTTCTTTCGGAAACGCCGCCGGTAGGGTGCAGGCCTCGATCCTGCTCAACACAGCCCACCGGATCTTTGAAGGCCATTTTCCCGGTCAGCCGGTATTGCCGGGTGTCTGCATGATGCAGCTGGTAAAAGAGCTTACCGAAGAAGCGACCGGCAAAAAACTATTTCTGAACAATGCCGCGCAATGTAAATTCCTGTCTATGGTAGATCCCCGGAGAACACCTGAGCTGACCGTTATGGTGGATTATCAACAACCGGGTAGCGATTTGGTAACGGTTAATGCCGTTTTAAAAAGTGAAGACACTGTTTTTTTTAAGATGAATGCGGATCTTTCTGTTGAGGGATAA
- a CDS encoding TetR/AcrR family transcriptional regulator — protein MATTTRKRSSKKEEILKTAARMFREKGYAGTSMRDLAEKIGIEAASLYNHIHSKSEILEEIIFSIARDCREQLDNMDPAGTALQKIESLIRFHTKMMIDHFESYSVMVSEWMHLDEEKLGEFVSERRRYVKKIESIVQQGIDNKEFKEVLPYVVVLNILSSVRGLEFWQKSAKTHSAELMEENMVHHLIGGLKL, from the coding sequence ATGGCCACCACAACACGTAAACGATCCTCAAAAAAGGAAGAGATCCTTAAAACGGCTGCCCGGATGTTCAGAGAAAAGGGCTATGCCGGTACTTCCATGCGCGATCTTGCTGAAAAAATAGGCATTGAAGCTGCCAGCCTTTACAATCACATTCATTCCAAAAGCGAAATCTTAGAGGAAATTATTTTTTCGATCGCCCGTGACTGCCGGGAGCAACTGGACAATATGGATCCTGCGGGCACTGCTCTTCAGAAAATCGAGTCCCTGATCCGTTTTCATACAAAAATGATGATCGATCATTTTGAATCCTATTCGGTGATGGTGAGCGAATGGATGCACCTGGACGAAGAAAAACTGGGTGAATTTGTAAGCGAGCGCCGCCGTTATGTAAAAAAAATAGAATCCATCGTACAGCAGGGAATTGATAACAAAGAATTCAAAGAAGTACTCCCTTACGTGGTGGTACTGAACATCCTTTCATCGGTACGCGGCCTGGAGTTCTGGCAAAAAAGCGCCAAAACACACAGCGCAGAACTAATGGAAGAAAATATGGTGCACCACCTGATCGGGGGGCTGAAGCTCTAA